The region ACACGCTGTGCCTTAGTGTTAATCACAAATAACTCTAAATCACTACTATCACCAACACACCCAACCAAAGAGATCACACACATAATGAAAGTAAGTGCTTTCATTAACCGCCTCCATTCTTTTTATCTGGTAAATCAACGCCCTCTTTAAATCGATACGTTTGTGCCATAATCTCCATGCTTAAACCACCGATGTCTGTTTCAGTAATGGTAAAATCATGCAAACTAACAATGCGCGGTAATTTAGCCACTCCACTAACCAACTGGCCTAAATCATGGTATTCACCACTGACCGTCATACGTATAGGAAACTCGATATAAAAATCACGTTGAATAACATCACGCCACTCCAAACTCTCTATCTTTAACCCTGATTCTGTTGCGACAAAGGTCAGATCATCAAGTAAACCAGGCATCTCATTTTTAGAAGGTAGCATCTTCAGTAGTTCTGCAAACTGACGCTCCATAGTATCCAATTGTTCACGATACAATATTAAATTGGCTGCCAGCTGATATTTAGATGCAAAATCTTTTCTCAGGTTTAACTCGTCCTGTTGTTCTTTATCTAAAAGCAGCATTGCATCAGAAATTAATAGAAAATAACTTGCCACAAAAATACAGACAGATAAAATTGCCGCAAATACAATCTTAATTAATGGAGGCCAACCGCCAATATTCTCAAAATCAATCTCACTAAATTGGTTCAAATCAAGATTCATTGACTCGCTCCTTGAGCGACCGAATTTAGCACTTTATCGACCTTTTTAATGGTCACTTTTAAACTAAAACTCTGTAACTGCCTTAACGCTTCATTCCTAGCAATAATAGACTGCATATTAGGATCTTGTAGCCATTTAGATACTTTTACTTTTCTCATCATATTGGCGACATTGTTATTGGATTCACTTCGGCCTTGGATCCACAATAAGTTGCCTTTCTTCTCAATACTGGAAAGATAAATTCCAGGAGGCACTATTCGCACCAATTCATCTAAAACATGTGTCGGTAAATTACGAGCCTGCTGTAAATTTAATATAATTTCTGTTCGACGTTCGATGTCTTTTTTTCGCGTTTTTATGACTTTAATTTCTTCAATTTGCTTTTCTAATTGATGAGTTTCAGAGATAAGATATGCATTTCTCTCTTTCTGATTATCAGTCATCATCTCTATCACATTCACTGAAAGATAAACAACAAAGGAGGAAACGAGAAAAACTAAAGCCAAAATAACAATATAATCTCTTTTATGCTTCTCTCTTGCTTCTTCTCGCCAAGGTAATAAGTTTATGTGCGCCATTGGGAGTAACTCCTTAGCGCCAACCCACAAGCAACCATATATTTACTTATATTGGGTTTAAGTAATTTTTTTACATTTTCATCGGCATGTAAACAACCTTGAAATGGATCGGCAATGATCGTGTGTATATCTAATTCATGCGTTAATAAGCTTGCCATTCCTTCCAGTTTAGATGTCCCACCAGATAAAAGGATATGGTCAACTTTATCTTTACCACTTGAGGTACAATATATCTGTAATGTTCGCTTTATTTGCTGCAATAGCTGAGTCTGAAAAGGTGATAACACCTCAAACATATAGTTTCGAGGTAAATCACCTTCTAATTTTGCTTTTTCAGCTTGATCGTATGACATTCCATAAAAAGAAAGAATAGATTGAGTAAATTGTTCGCCACCGAATGTCTGCTCACGAACAAAACTTGTTTCACCATTTTCAACAACGGCAAAAGTCGTCACATTAGCCCCAATATCAACTAACGCGACAATTTTATTTTCAACACCTTCCGGTAACTGTGAAGACACAATTTCATAAGAACGTCCTAAAGCATAGCCTTCAACATCAACAACCTTCGCCTCTAAATTAACATCATGAAGTAACTCTACACGGGCATCAATATTCTCAGTTCGACATGCACTAAGCAGCACATCGACCTTAGTAGGATCAATACTGTTAACATTTAATGTTTCAAAATCGATGCTCACTTCATCCAGTGAATAAGGAATTAGATTGTCAGCTTCTATTTCAATTTGCTCTTCCATATCCTCTTCACTAAGCAACGAATCCATATATATGACCTTAGTCATTACAGACGATCCTGATACAGCAACAGCGGCAAGTTTAGCCCCACTAGGAAGCGCACGTTTGACAAGCTTTAATGACTCTACAACAGCATCAGCATCTCTAATTTCATGATCATTAATGGCGCCTTTTTTTAAAGGCACCGCTGCATGACTTATGATTTTATAACCATCAGCAGTTTTACTCAGCAGTATTGCCTTAATCTCGTGAGAACCGATATCAATTCCAACCATCTGCGGAGCCTGACGTTGCCATAATTTAGAAAGCATAGTCTTCTTGTCGCTTATTGTTATTGTTACAAGAATTAGATTAGCACAAACTCAACTAGTTACTGATATTTGTATAAAATGTTGCCTTATTTTACAATCGACATTTCTTTGGCTGCCATTTTTGCTTCACCAATTGCTTGGCGCCTTATATACTGTTGTTCTTATGCTCAGCTTAAATTTTGGAATACCTTGGTGAAGTGGTTTAAACGTACGATAATTGCTCTGTTCAGCCTGGCTCTTCTAGGTGTTGTAGCCATTGCAGCTGCCTATTTTTATGTGCTGCCTGACTTACCCGATGTGAACACATTAAAGACGGTCAAGCTGCAAACACCATTGCGCATTTACAGCCGTGATGGTGAGCTGATCTCTCAATTTGGTGAGAAAAGACGGATCCCAGTTAAATTTGAACATGTTCCCCCACTGCTCATTGATGCGGTTCTCGACACCGAAGACGCAAGATTTTTTGAACACCATGGTATAGATCCAATCGGTATCACCAGAGCGGCATTTATTCTCTTAACAACAGGTAAGAAAAGCCAAGGTGCAAGTACCATCACCCAACAAGTAGCAAGAGGCTTTTTTCTCTCTAGAGAGAAAACCTATGTAAGAAAAATCAAAGAAATATTCCTCGCCATTCAAATTGAAAAAGCACTTTCAAAAGAAGAAATATTGGAACTTTATCTGAATCGTTCTTTTTTAGGGAATCGTGCCTATGGTGTAGGCGCAGCAGCACAAGTATATTATGGTAAAGATCTTAGCCAACTCACTCTCCCTGAAATGGCCATGATTGCAGGACTTCCTCAAGCTCCCTCTGCCGCGAATCCTATACGCAATCCAACCAGAGCGATAAATCGCCGAAATTGGGTGTTAAGTCGAATGCTTGAAAAGCAAAACATCACTAAAGCGCAATATGCTGAAGCCAGTAACACGCCAATATCAGCCAAATATCATGGTGCAGAAATCAGCCTATACGCACCCTATATTTCCGAAATGGCACGTGATTATATCGTTGAGGAATTAGGTGAAGAAGAAGCTTATACTGGTGGATATAACGTTTACACCAGTATTGATTCTAACCTTCAAATCTACGCCCAAAAAGCACTCAGGGATAATGTGTTTGCTTATGATGAGCGACACGGCTACCGTGGAGCAACTAAAGTACTCTGGACCGACACTCCCTTAGACACAGATTCCATCATCGCTAAACTCAAGCAAACCAGCGATGTTCAAGGCATGATACCTGCTGCAGTAATGAGTATCGATGAGCTAAGCGCAGAGGTAATAACCTCTAAAGGCGAGAAATTAAACATTGACTGGCAAGGGTTAAGCTGGGCTAGAAAATTTATTAGTAATAAGCGGCAAAGTCAATCTCCCAAAAAAGTGGCACAAATCTTACACCTCGGTGAACAAGTTTGGATCCGTAATAATGGAGATTTTTGGCAGCTATCACAAATACCTAAAGTATCCAGTGCTATTGTGTCATTGGACCCTCACGATGGTGCAATACGCACTTTAGTCGGAGGTTTTAGCTTCCATCAAAGCCAATACAATAGAGTGACACAGGCTAAACGTCAGCTTGGTTCAAACATTAAACCTTTTATTTACACTGCAGCACTAGAAAAAGGCTATACACTCGCCACATTAATCAATAATGCCCCCATCAATAAACCCGATACACGCCAAGGTACAGCATGGAGACCTAAAAACTCACCAGATAAATATACAGGTCCAACTCGACTAAAAGTCGGGCTAGCACAATCAATTAATGTGATGGCTGTACGAACACTTCGCTACACAACAATAGACACTGCCATTGAGACATTGATTAAGTTTGGTTTCGATCCCACCGATCTTCCTCATAATGAATCCATCGCTTTAGGCTCACCGTCTGTGACCCCTCTTCAAGTCGTTACCGCATTTTCCGTATTTGCTAATGGGGGTTATAAAGTTGACCCTTATTTTATCGATCGGATAGATAACGCTTATGATGAAACCATTGAGAAGTCGAATCCAACACTCGCTTGTCCTCCTATAGTAGCAGCGCCGGCAGAAATGGACCCTTTTGCCTCAATGGCAACAGAACTATCATCACCAGAAGTACTACCAGTCTGTGGAGATACTAACAGTCACTTTGCACCTCAAATCATCTCAGCACAAACAGCCTTCCTTATTACTGACACTCTTAAAAGTGTCATTTGGGGAGGAGGTGATTGGAGTAAAGGTACAGGCTGGAACGGCACAGGATGGCGCGCATCTAGAGTCATTAAAAGACACGATATTGCAGGAAAAACGGGAACAACAAACGAATCTCGTGACACCTGGTTTAGCGGCTTTTCTCCTAATCTCACCACGACTGTATGGGTAGGCTTTGATGATCACAGCCAAGAACTTGGCAGAACTCACTGGGATGTCAATGGGCCTAAAAATCAAATATCAGCAGCAGAAGCTGGCGCAAAAACCGCTGGGCCTGCGTGGAATGAATTTATGAAAAATGCCCTTGCTGATCAACCTGAAATACCTAGCTCTCCGCCAGATGGGATCACATCGGCAAGAATAGATTTAGCAACAGGGAAACTCAGTCGAAAAACAGACCACACCAGTAAATTTGAATACTTTATCTCGGGCACTGAACCCAAAGAGTTCGTAATAGGAACTGAAGAGTCTGGTGATATTTTTATCGATAATTCGACTGAAGAGCTATTTCAATAGATTATAGGTATATTCATCGATAAAAAAACGCGTAGAGAATCGATCATTCTCTACGCGTTTTTTTAACATTAATGTCATTTATAAACTAAGTCATAAAACTTAACTCATCTAATTACTTTTTAGCTTGTTTAACAACTAACATAGCTCTAACTTGCGGCAATGCAGTACCACCTAATGCTTCACGTTTAGCTAGACACGACTCGATGGTTAAGCAATCGTATACATCTTGTTCTATAATGTCCGCAAAAGTTTGCAAGCGTTCAAGAGAGAAATCCTCTAACGCAACTTTCTCTTTTAGCGCATACACTACGACTTCACCGACCACATGATGTGCTTCTCTGAAAGGCATACCTTTAGCCACTAAATAGTCTGCTAATTCCGTTGAATTCGCATAACCTTGTTGAGCAGCCTGTAAGGTATTGTCGCGATTAACTTGTAAACCTGCCAGGACTAATGCTGCCATCTCCAAACAAATAGCCCAACTGTCCATCACATCGAATAAGCCCTCTTTATCTTCCTGCATATCTTTATTGTAGGCAAGAGGAAGGGCTTTCATCGTGGTTAAAATACCAATCAAACTACCATAAACTCGGCCAGTTTTACCACGGATAAGCTCAAGAGCATCTGGATTCTTCTTCTGTGGCATTAAAGATGAACCTGATGTCACCTCATCGTCAAGATCGATGAATCCAGCTTCACCGCTATTAAAAAAGATCAAGTCTTCAGCCATACGACTCAGATGCATCATGCTTATCGAAGCATCTGAACAGATTTCAACAACATGATCTCTGTCAGACACACTGTCTAAACTGTTCAATGTCGGGGATGCGAACCCTAGCGATGCAGCCAACTTATATCTATCCATTGGATAAGCGGTTCCCGCCAATGCTCCTGTGCCTAATGGGCAAGTATCTGCACGCTTAAGTGCATCTTCAAGACGGCTGATATCACGTTCAAACATTTCTACATAAGCCAAGCACCAATGACCAAAGGCAATCGGCTGGGCGCGCTGTAAATGAGTGTAACCTGGCATCACTGCATCAAGTTCACGTTCAGCCAAGGTGAGTAATGCTTTTCTTAGCTTCCCTAATAACTCAAGTTGCTGTTGTCCCTCTTTTTTGCACCAGAGCTTAAGATCTGTGGCCACTTGGTCATTACGTGAACGGCCAGTATGTAGCTTTTTACCTAAATCGCCCACTTTGGCAATCAAAGACTGCTCGACAAAACTGTGAATATCTTCGGCGCCGGAAGTCAAAATAAGCTCCGGTTTATCTTCAACTTCGCTCAACAGATCTTTCAGTGCCTGTTGAAGTTCATCACACTCAACTTGAGTCAATATGCCCACTTGTGTGATCGCACCAGCCCAAGCGATAGAGCCAACAATATCTTGCTCTATCAAGCGATAGTCTACCGGTAATGAATCATTGAATAATGTAAATAACGCACTGCTTTCTTGACTGAACCTTCCACCCCATAACGCCATACTGACTTCCTCTCTTTTCTGTAAAAAAGGGCGCCTAGCGCCCCATTAAATTCTATAGTGCTAAAACGGGTGAGCTATTTTGTATTAAGCGCTCTAATACGGCTCGCTAATGAATAAAGACGAATGAAACCTTCAGCATCTTTCTGGTTATAAACATTATCTTCACCAAATGTGGCAAACTCTTCGGAATAAAGGCTATTAGGTGAGCGCTTTTTAACAGCTTGGGCCTGTCCTTTGTATAGTTTAATGACCACTTCACCATTCACTAAGTTCGCTAATGGCTGAGATGCACCAAGCAAGGATTCACACAGGGGGGTAAACCAACGACCATCATAAACAAGATGCGCCATCTGGGCCCCAATCTGTTCCCGCCACTCACGACTACTCTTATCGAGTACCAATTCTTCAATGGCACGAAGTGCTGCAAACATCACTGTACCACCCGGAGTTTCATAACAGCCACGTGACTTCATACCAACTAATCTGTTCTCAGTAATATCGATTCGACCAACACCGTGAGCACCAGCAATATCATTGAGCATCATAAGCGCAGCATAAGGAGTCAATGCTTGGTCATTTACTTTGGTGATTCTTCCTTGCTCAATCTCAAGCGAAACATACTCTGGCTCATTGGGCGCCTCTTCAGGCGATACTGTCATGGTCCACACGCCCGCTGTAGGCTCGTTCCATGGATCTTCCAATTCGCCACCTTCATGGGAAATATGCCATGCATTAGCATCACGACTGTAGATTTTAGTCGCTGAGGCTGTTGTTTCTATATTACGTTCGGCAAGATAATCGAGTAAATCCTCACGACTGACCATTTCCCATTCACGCCAAGGTGCTATCACTTGTAAATCAGGAGCAAGAGCGGCGAAACAACCTTCAAAACGAACCTGATCATTTCCCTTACCAGTACAGCCATGACAAACCGCATCTGCACCGACTTTACGTGCAACTTCGACTTGAGCCTTCGCGATAATAGGCCTTGCCATCGACGTACCTAATAAATAAGTGCCTTCATAAATAGCCCCTGTTGCAATGGTTGGATAAATATAATCAGCAACTAACTCTTCCTTAAGATCGACAATATGGCACTCAGATGCTCCTGAAGAAATAGCCTTTTCATACAGGCCTTCCAACTCAACCTCTCCTTGGCCCACATCAGCACAAAATGCAATGATCTCACAATCATCATATGTCTCTTTCAACCAAGGGATAATAGCCGAAGTATCCAATCCACCTGAGTATGCTAGCACGACTTTTTTAACCTTGTTTGCTTTCATTTCTACTGACATCTTTTATTTCCTAACTCTTTAAATTTTGCTCACAAAGTGCCTCTGCGAGCCATGAATAGTGGGGGGAGATTACTGACCTAATAAAGTCACCAACACTGCATTTTGTGCATGCATACGATTTTCAGCCTGTTGCAGTATAAGCGACCCATCACCATCGACCACATCTGCGGTCACTTCAACGCCTCTATATGCTGGTAAGCAATGCATAAAATAACTGGCACCCGCTTGTTTCATCATGGAGCCATTGACTTGATAAGGCTTGAATTTCGCTTTTATTTCATCCAAATCGGTCTCATCGCCCATGGAAATCCAAGTATCTGTGTAAATAGCATCTTGCTTAGCTAATTGTTCAACATCCGATGTGAGTATTAGCTTACCGCCATGTTTAGTCGCTAACGCTTGAGCTTCGACAAC is a window of Shewanella sp. VB17 DNA encoding:
- a CDS encoding type 4a pilus biogenesis protein PilO is translated as MNLDLNQFSEIDFENIGGWPPLIKIVFAAILSVCIFVASYFLLISDAMLLLDKEQQDELNLRKDFASKYQLAANLILYREQLDTMERQFAELLKMLPSKNEMPGLLDDLTFVATESGLKIESLEWRDVIQRDFYIEFPIRMTVSGEYHDLGQLVSGVAKLPRIVSLHDFTITETDIGGLSMEIMAQTYRFKEGVDLPDKKNGGG
- a CDS encoding PilN domain-containing protein yields the protein MAHINLLPWREEAREKHKRDYIVILALVFLVSSFVVYLSVNVIEMMTDNQKERNAYLISETHQLEKQIEEIKVIKTRKKDIERRTEIILNLQQARNLPTHVLDELVRIVPPGIYLSSIEKKGNLLWIQGRSESNNNVANMMRKVKVSKWLQDPNMQSIIARNEALRQLQSFSLKVTIKKVDKVLNSVAQGASQ
- a CDS encoding pilus assembly protein PilM, which produces MLSKLWQRQAPQMVGIDIGSHEIKAILLSKTADGYKIISHAAVPLKKGAINDHEIRDADAVVESLKLVKRALPSGAKLAAVAVSGSSVMTKVIYMDSLLSEEDMEEQIEIEADNLIPYSLDEVSIDFETLNVNSIDPTKVDVLLSACRTENIDARVELLHDVNLEAKVVDVEGYALGRSYEIVSSQLPEGVENKIVALVDIGANVTTFAVVENGETSFVREQTFGGEQFTQSILSFYGMSYDQAEKAKLEGDLPRNYMFEVLSPFQTQLLQQIKRTLQIYCTSSGKDKVDHILLSGGTSKLEGMASLLTHELDIHTIIADPFQGCLHADENVKKLLKPNISKYMVACGLALRSYSQWRT
- a CDS encoding penicillin-binding protein 1A translates to MKWFKRTIIALFSLALLGVVAIAAAYFYVLPDLPDVNTLKTVKLQTPLRIYSRDGELISQFGEKRRIPVKFEHVPPLLIDAVLDTEDARFFEHHGIDPIGITRAAFILLTTGKKSQGASTITQQVARGFFLSREKTYVRKIKEIFLAIQIEKALSKEEILELYLNRSFLGNRAYGVGAAAQVYYGKDLSQLTLPEMAMIAGLPQAPSAANPIRNPTRAINRRNWVLSRMLEKQNITKAQYAEASNTPISAKYHGAEISLYAPYISEMARDYIVEELGEEEAYTGGYNVYTSIDSNLQIYAQKALRDNVFAYDERHGYRGATKVLWTDTPLDTDSIIAKLKQTSDVQGMIPAAVMSIDELSAEVITSKGEKLNIDWQGLSWARKFISNKRQSQSPKKVAQILHLGEQVWIRNNGDFWQLSQIPKVSSAIVSLDPHDGAIRTLVGGFSFHQSQYNRVTQAKRQLGSNIKPFIYTAALEKGYTLATLINNAPINKPDTRQGTAWRPKNSPDKYTGPTRLKVGLAQSINVMAVRTLRYTTIDTAIETLIKFGFDPTDLPHNESIALGSPSVTPLQVVTAFSVFANGGYKVDPYFIDRIDNAYDETIEKSNPTLACPPIVAAPAEMDPFASMATELSSPEVLPVCGDTNSHFAPQIISAQTAFLITDTLKSVIWGGGDWSKGTGWNGTGWRASRVIKRHDIAGKTGTTNESRDTWFSGFSPNLTTTVWVGFDDHSQELGRTHWDVNGPKNQISAAEAGAKTAGPAWNEFMKNALADQPEIPSSPPDGITSARIDLATGKLSRKTDHTSKFEYFISGTEPKEFVIGTEESGDIFIDNSTEELFQ
- the argH gene encoding argininosuccinate lyase — translated: MALWGGRFSQESSALFTLFNDSLPVDYRLIEQDIVGSIAWAGAITQVGILTQVECDELQQALKDLLSEVEDKPELILTSGAEDIHSFVEQSLIAKVGDLGKKLHTGRSRNDQVATDLKLWCKKEGQQQLELLGKLRKALLTLAERELDAVMPGYTHLQRAQPIAFGHWCLAYVEMFERDISRLEDALKRADTCPLGTGALAGTAYPMDRYKLAASLGFASPTLNSLDSVSDRDHVVEICSDASISMMHLSRMAEDLIFFNSGEAGFIDLDDEVTSGSSLMPQKKNPDALELIRGKTGRVYGSLIGILTTMKALPLAYNKDMQEDKEGLFDVMDSWAICLEMAALVLAGLQVNRDNTLQAAQQGYANSTELADYLVAKGMPFREAHHVVGEVVVYALKEKVALEDFSLERLQTFADIIEQDVYDCLTIESCLAKREALGGTALPQVRAMLVVKQAKK
- a CDS encoding argininosuccinate synthase, with product MSVEMKANKVKKVVLAYSGGLDTSAIIPWLKETYDDCEIIAFCADVGQGEVELEGLYEKAISSGASECHIVDLKEELVADYIYPTIATGAIYEGTYLLGTSMARPIIAKAQVEVARKVGADAVCHGCTGKGNDQVRFEGCFAALAPDLQVIAPWREWEMVSREDLLDYLAERNIETTASATKIYSRDANAWHISHEGGELEDPWNEPTAGVWTMTVSPEEAPNEPEYVSLEIEQGRITKVNDQALTPYAALMMLNDIAGAHGVGRIDITENRLVGMKSRGCYETPGGTVMFAALRAIEELVLDKSSREWREQIGAQMAHLVYDGRWFTPLCESLLGASQPLANLVNGEVVIKLYKGQAQAVKKRSPNSLYSEEFATFGEDNVYNQKDAEGFIRLYSLASRIRALNTK